The following is a genomic window from Meriones unguiculatus strain TT.TT164.6M chromosome 7, Bangor_MerUng_6.1, whole genome shotgun sequence.
aaagaaaagcaagctaTAACTAAATATTTTCCTACAAATTTAATTTGTCAACCTTCACATAACATTGCCATAAATTGTTATAGAATATGCTTAAATCTCAATGAGCTTCATTGAGAGTcacatatttatatatcatatatcatatatatatatcatatataaagaaaatttagaataataaaaatcactcaataattaaaaatatattactttTATAAAAACTAATCTTGAATCTCCtttctctggttttctttttctccctgtaAAGATTGAGATAAATATGTTACATCTTAGGCCACAAAGTGATGCCCAACACCTACCTGCCTTTGGATGAATTGGAAGAGGAAGAGTTTATGCATTTTCCTCTATTGAATTATGTCACAAAACTCATTGGAGTGAGTTCATAATATCACCTAAGAGGTACTCAGTATAGTCATACTAATCTGTGAAGAAATGAACTTACTCAAGTATTATATCAAACAAGAATAGTACTAATTTTAAAGTTAAGTCAAATAATACAGAAGCACCCAGAATTTGGGTTGAATTCTTTTGATGCATTTTGATGTCTCAAAATGTCACTTAATATTCTATTTTTCTCTTGGAATAATTTCAGcattttttcctaattttaatGTACATTCAGTTTTTCAACATGCTTTTTAAATATGTCATAGTTTAAATGGCAAGTATTCTAATATTTAAACCTTTTCAAATGTTTCATTAGATTTATGAGAGTAGAAAGTTATGAATTTATTTTCACATGAACTAGTGTTGTCATGTGACAATACTAAGTAGTCAATTCAATAGTGTAATCTCTACAGTTCAATTCAACAATTCAATAATGTAATCTCTACAAAAGCTATCTCAGGATCCTTCTGCTTTTGTCTCTTCAGCATGTACAACCAGTGTGTGTCATCATAACTGGCTGAGAGTGGAAAAAATAATCTTCTTCAGGAAAGAACATGCCAAAtggttatccaatattatatgctcagccctaaaaacatacacataagtaacattatatagactgaaaCAGTTATATGTAGGAATataaatgtgtatacatatacagttatgcaaataatgataattaatgaaaaaactatgaatttgaaagagagcaagatgGTGCATCTGGAAAGGTTTGAAGAATAAAGGGTAGAGGAgaagtaaaatatttatatgaaaatatcaaaaataaaaagaaacattaaaaagttttctCACCTCAATCGTTAAAGGGCTCTCTAAAGAATGATGTAATTTCATTCTATATGTTAACCTAAATAATGTAGACTGCATAGGTAAATAATGAAttcttgtttcttcatgtttgtaTGAGGATAAATGGGTAGGTAAGTAGGTAGCACATATATTTGTAGACATGAAGAAAGCATGATCTTTGTGCTTGTGCACATACGTACAAATACATTAGACAATATGACTATTTTCACCTGTTGTACACTACTTAATTATCTTGGAATAAGTTCTGGAATGAGCTTTCAGTTATGTGTTTGAATAGATTAACAGTCTTTTAAGTATCTGGGATTAGTTTATCTGACCCACTGAACCAATACTGGGTTAAAGGACTCTGTTATGACTGGATTATGATATGGGTGCTTGAAACTTAAAACTTATGTATTTCTCTTTGCACAGCATAAAGTTATCTTACCCACAAATCCATTTCCAGAACACAGTAATggtaatttttaatatttgtcaGAAACTATCAGTTTATTCCACAATTTTGTGATTGAGTTCTTCATTTTGTTATTCCTGAAAGTGTAAACCATAGGATTGAGCAATGGTGTCAAGACTGTGGTAAACACAACAGCATTTTTCTCAAAGGAGAATGCAGATGTAGGCCTTGCATATGTTAATATGcatggaacaaagaaaaaaaacacaacagtaaTGTGGGATCCACAGGTGGAGAGAGCTTTAAATTTCCCTTCAGAGCTGTGAGCTCTCAAAGAGTACAAGATGACACCATATGAGACAAGCAAAATAGAGAAGATTATGATGCATATAGACCCACTGTTGGCAAACACCAAAATGACAAATATGTATGTGTCAGTGCAGGCAAGCTTCAGCAATGGGAACAAGTCACACATGTAGTGATCAATAATATTGGGTCCACAGAAGGGCAGCTGCAAAGTGAAGATAATTTGTATGATAGAATGCAAGAAGCCTCCTGTCCAGGCCACCATCACAAGATTGCCACAGAGCTTCCAGTTCATGATGGAAGAGTAGTGAAGGGGCTTGCAAATGGCtacatagcggtcataggccatggcTGACAAGAGAATCACCTCCATTCCAGTGAAGAAGTGGACAGCAAACAGTTGAGTCATGCAACAGCCAAAGGAAATGGTCTTTCTCTCATAGAAGAAGTCTACAATCATCTTTGGTGTTACAGTAGAAGAGGTGCATGCATCCAGGAAGGACAGGAATATCAAGAAGAAGTACATGGGGGAAGCAAGTAGTGCAGGGCTGTAGATGATGGTCACCACAATTATCATGTTGCCTCCAATAGTTGCAAGGTAGATCATCAAAAATACAACAAATAGTACTTTCTCAACTTTTGAGTTCTGTGAAAGCCCCaggaatatgaactcagtgacacagCTCTGGTTTTTCATGATTCTCAAGGAGATGGTAAATGTAAAATATGTTCAACTAAAACtacaattatgaaaaaaaaaaccactaaatATAATTTATAGAATTACTATGAACAAGTTGGTATGTCCTTTATAAAAATTATCTTGATTTATTTTATCACTATTAgaagcagaattttaaaatgtttgtaaagTATATAGGTATATAACATGTAGAACTGAGGTGAGAACGAACTTGAACACCATGAAATAGCCACTCTTTAAATATTAGGGATGAAAGCATCTACTCTCTGGTagggaagaaaaataatatatctttGAACTGTTATATTTTAtcataatttttgtatttttaagttaaataataaaaaacatttagAAACTATATTCGAGATATGTACAAAAGATCACAATTTAGCCATCTTATCTGGTATCGCACACATTAGAGCAGGTGGGATAATCCTCAGTGACTAATCAGAACACTGCCTTATCTAGCAATAAGAGAAGCTGTAAATCATTCACTTGAAAAACTGGCTGCgctgtgaatttgtttacaacaATGAGGTATGTTGAAACATCAAAAGACTCAATCTTCACTTTACTAAAGAAAATTCTGTCTGTTGTCTATGAGCCAAATATTGAAATTTCACTTTTACttcatcattttaaaatgtgacCACAGTCCAGCTAGCTCAGTCGGTAGAGCATGAGACTCTTAATATCTTAAAATGTGACCAGGAGGGAAcacaagctccacaaggagaccaacagagccaaaacatctgggcccagggggccctgaagagaccaatcaccaaccaaggaccatgcatggagagggcctagaccccctgctcagatgtaggccataagCAGCTCAGTTTCTGTTGAGTTgtctagtaagaggagcaggggtgtCTCTACaaggactcagtggccagctctttggttacctttcactggggctgggggggggggggcagccttgtcaggccagagaggaagaggatacaaccagccagtcctgatgagacctaataagctagggtcagatagtagaggtggagtacctcccctatcagtagactaggggagagatacagggggagaagaaggaagggtgagagtgggaggagatgagggtggaggtTACAGTCAgaacacaaagtgaaaaaattgtaataaataataataataaagaaaaaaattaaaaaagaacatgaaactaatgaaaagtttttgaaagctgaaataaaaatgtctaagaaatatttaaaaaaacaaaatgatttccttgtttttaataggtgagtagtattccattgtgtaagtgtaccacaattcctgcatCCATTCATTacttaagggacatctaggttgtttccacattctggctattatgaataatactgctatgaacatagttcagcaaatgatcttgtatggtttagcatctttcagatatatgcccaggagtggtatagcttgatcttgaggtagtactatacctaattttctgagaaagcacaagattgatttccaaagcagttgtacagggttacattcccaccagcaatggaggaaggttcaccttcctccacatcctctccagcatgagtcatctcttgagtttttgatcttagccattctgatggctgcaGATtggaatctcagggtagttttgatttgcatttctccgatgactaaggacactgagcatttctttttataaaaatatatatttatttttttaatttaaataaatttttattttttcagattaattacattattgtcatttattataatttatttaatttgtatcccagctgtgttcctctccctcatctgctcctaatcccactctcccttcgtCCTCTACCCTAttcccctcccatagtccactgagagcagaggtcctcctccccttctatttggccctagactatcaggtcccatcaggactggctgcgttatCTTCCTTTGTgtactggcaaggctgcaacacaCCCCCCtcccagggaaaggtgatcagagagcctggcactgagttcatgccagagaaagtccctgcttactagggacctacttggagactaagtctacGGGCTATATCTGAACCTGAGTTTTATGCCCTCTCCAAGCATTGTCCTTTGTTGCGGtgtcattctcttcaggacccccagggctgagtttttatggctctgttggtctccttttggagctcttttGGCCCCTTCAGGTTTTCctatctctccccttctttcacaaaatttattgttttctacccaaagtttggctatgagtctcagcctctgcttcaatacctccgtCAAtcgtctttcagaggctctctgtggtaggctgctttACTGTTCCCTAACTCCTccagcttctgatatctatcacatttgtccttctgaatgaggatcgaacatcttccctagagtcttccttgttagcttctttagaagtatggattttagcatatttatcctatattatgtggctaatatccacttatgagtgaatatataccatgtgtgtctttctacttctggattacctcattgaagatgatcttttctagttcctaccatttgcctgcaaatttcatgatttccttgtttttaatagctgaatagtatttcattgtgtaaatgtaccacaatttctgttgagcatttctttaattgtttctctgccattagatattcctcttttgagaattctctgtttagctctgtatcccattttttcttttctgttttttcttttctttcttttctttttattaattatagtttattcacttcataacCCAGCTCTaatcctccccatcccctccaaatctcaccctccctcactcttctcctttgctccttccctagtccaatgataggagagttcctcctccctgctcatctgaccctatctatcaggtctcaccagaactggcttttgtgttcatgtcagagaaggtccctgttcctattattggggaaccctcttggacatgaGCTGTCCCATgggttacttctgtgcaggggttctaagttatttccatgcatgattcttgtttggagtatcagctcAGAagaaacccctgtgcccagatgttctggttctgttgctctccttgtggagctcctgctccctctaggtctttctaacatacttcacaatagccacaaagacataaagtaccttgctgtaactttaaccaagcaagtcaaaggcttgtatgaaaagaTTTTTTCAGTTCctgaggaaagaacagaaaaatatatcagaagatggaaagatctcccatgctcatggtttggcaggattaacagagtaaaaatggccatcttaccaaaagcaatctacagattcaatgcagttcccatcaaattaccaacacaattctttacagacattaaaagaaaaattctcaacatcatatgtaccccattttttaattggcttacttggaaatccaattaaaattactttgacatagaacccttgctcagcctccaagtgggtttcctagcaaggaagacaagggctgtctctgacatgaactgaactcagtggccagctctttgatcaaatTCCCTTGggattgcagccttgccaggtcacaggggaagatgatgcagccagccctgatgagacttgttagGCCAgtgtcagatagaaagggaatagtggaagagggaaggaggatagggGGAGAAAAAAGAGGGTGGGTAGGTGTGACTgggggagatggaggaggatatggcctggatacaaagtgaataaattgtaatgaataataaatcaataaaagaaacttcaagattaaataaaagaataaataaataaatgaataaataagtaaaatgtgaccagaactttataaaaaaaatcatcctgtttttatgaaaacaa
Proteins encoded in this region:
- the LOC110565936 gene encoding olfactory receptor 4C15-like, giving the protein MKNQSCVTEFIFLGLSQNSKVEKVLFVVFLMIYLATIGGNMIIVVTIIYSPALLASPMYFFLIFLSFLDACTSSTVTPKMIVDFFYERKTISFGCCMTQLFAVHFFTGMEVILLSAMAYDRYVAICKPLHYSSIMNWKLCGNLVMVAWTGGFLHSIIQIIFTLQLPFCGPNIIDHYMCDLFPLLKLACTDTYIFVILVFANSGSICIIIFSILLVSYGVILYSLRAHSSEGKFKALSTCGSHITVVFFFFVPCILTYARPTSAFSFEKNAVVFTTVLTPLLNPMVYTFRNNKMKNSITKLWNKLIVSDKY